A single region of the Drosophila takahashii strain IR98-3 E-12201 chromosome 2R, DtakHiC1v2, whole genome shotgun sequence genome encodes:
- the clos gene encoding uncharacterized protein clos — translation MYQMCRVLFILTFAGALAQRPSFEVNFQESYPTHFLNSDQESILHKRAADVPQFFDQASFSFDGLKRVASVPVPFPLDICMLQLPTVKYATTLHKNTAGLRHFAIFTWRPAEQDYQLLVQLAAPDAMALDCLAFAGHGYVAVSYNLTEPEGSAREGSPIYELSPETGIRTVQYFGGTQLRGMYLRISSQELTLLQAFESGAKCPYFKWMGRTFQRLGSIPCSNARRLEAFGIDYTDYVAVANFADAEGRTSTRSEIFRWDAKARRFELFQRLRSNGAVDVKYFSLPINEVSRRHFLILSNTIGGSSAEKGEADTVIYVFEKGQFVPYQRLSFYAVERVLPVQHSISEKFLLLVACNKQDVKIYNLNDWRFEESKVQFTEGALSRGVARMRSYEDGAHSYLVIANDNMAANETNIFQPLYKQDEHANILRQQIIDWAREQRKRLEKVNIEQLLKRLELKLKQREEKLKWSAIKQVKAKSFEDKHMKLTPNYWKALQLTKQALDAIEEKTTRHPIKRSADQLNDEHDFEEVTVDTLVVHGSVKADHINRVDTKNPVYESVTASKVFVSERFTEPGRKEKKPLLKELTVKDLQLEGRLNGLRWPELRDQSLKRSGKDVQFIKADADLDRLQSDAVQVNNNEVNGRPLGQLIPVDGGRFIVQQDVQFAQPIQVNRLVINQRLNHINVDRQRFDVLLRQANHTQVIEGSKRFENVRVLEPITIAGQMIGAELRAMSPAKVTHKSLQLQGDFVINGDVTIGRLLQARDYVDEAQRSAAETLSRALRLDQHVENVNLNFLQPLIANNTELSFLNTQDLQNLVKLNVEKVQLVQASKVFPQSVEISDGFGEVKWLNGIDSERLPEMLLTRSGNQNISTPIQLQDLEVSQLNASQVLLNGLELEEYLQVDKDQESNGTLFVENLNVEEMKVEDLHLNGRLFNQPLARIYEHGSQSLDQWHLPPDFNGTLYAQNLWLSGSINQANVAYLEQQLQQLAGNIKYVGDFSFDHDVNISSLSFGSSLNGIEAHRFGRCWLESEGDQNFTAPQELASLESSKGVWLAGQLNNHTVEDLVSRSYRLNASEHLQSVRFENPIVLQSELHLGQLNGLRVPEDVIYQNHGGYLSVPVSIEGNLEAAELSNITILNGYPLEALERYLGGQTLDTFVAENVKFGEAPSYQLLNGQEVSKLLDQVWLDNEQIELSGLELDSAQFKGLLEFQGPLNGLRVEHIRENYFSRTRSNLMKTPLSFQHDVTFVQPPVAQYVELRRGTSDVSMEGIASNFSLDFNDFVAHSLKTGGVHAISGKWDLKEVSVKGNLKNALINQLNLVDDIVRVPENNSSMSPLTIEARKTIHSATINYLHNNPASLVAEIPLDKWINEAAYIYGNHSIAGTTRLDNVNLYNDLIVKGTVNGVPWQSDKLLLRDQKQDIQGSLLVANNHPVRQQIFSNNVENLWVDSVNGLSVNELLANKAQNRPNLHVESQMIFTQPLTVGHYEVSNDNELMDTNYKRKRGISTNGIDLWQQLRKNFAAVKNRLSKPPKVLENFALLQQLPHEASDIKTISSENNDFLAVWERNSSQVILYIWHPDKQLFARHSSPSALTQLNKQNMDKYTSDADSSKKLELEVFGFKCRALQEANQIVIQCLNKQNNSREAILARRDVKQLLAVADTDAMPILLKTSRAVELWKWSNGNYSLVSRLVDGQVEQIERIQRGAGMEAGYVALLASSPAAEIRIYSFNTADMSDFQLEQVLGLQDSHHPREMRFMHLPESQDLLLCVSNVLSHQPLTIYRHLGAAGFQQILGDSALPNARALEVLQLPSRKLRLLSVATEAAVYLLQPQFTTL, via the exons atgtatCAAATGTGTCGTGTTCTGTTTATATTGACATTTGCGGGTGCGCTCGCCCAGAGGCCCAGTTTCGAAGTGAACTTCCAGGAATCCTACCCCACGCACTTCCTCAATTCGGATCAGGAATCGATTCTGCACAAAAGGGCGGCGGATGTGCCTCAGTTTTTCGACCAAG CTAGTTTTAGCTTCGATGGCCTGAAGCGAGTGGCCTCCGTGCCAGTGCCCTTTCCCCTGGACATTTGCATGCTCCAACTGCCCACGGTTAAGTACGCTACGACCCTGCACAAAAATACCGCTGGTCTGCGTCACTTTGCCATTTTCACCTGGCGCCCGGCTGAGCAGGACTATCAGCTTCTCGTGCAGCTGGCGGCTCCGGATGCAATGGCTCTGGATTGCCTGGCCTTCGCTGGACATGGCTACGTCGCTGTGAGCTACAACCTGACCGAACCCGAGGGCTCGGCTCGCGAAGGATCGCCCATCTATGAGCTCTCCCCCGAAACGGGAATACGAACAGTGCAGTATTTTGGGGGAACCCAATTGAGGGGAATGTACCTGCGGATCAGCAGCCAGGAGCTGACTCTTCTGCAGGCCTTCGAGTCGGGAGCAAAGTGTCCGTACTTCAAGTGGATGGGCAGGACTTTCCAGCGACTCGGTTCGATTCCCTGCAGCAATGCTCGGCGGCTGGAGGCCTTTGGCATCGATTACACGGACTACGTGGCCGTGGCCAACTTCGCAGATGCCGAGGGACGCACTTCTACTCGCTCAGAGATCTTCAGATGGGATGCCAAAGCCCGGAGATTCGAGCTCTTCCAACGACTGCGCAGCAATGGCGCCGTGGACGTGAAGTACTTTAGTCTCCCCATCAACGAGGTCAGTCGCAGGCACTTTCTTATCCTGAGCAACACCATTGGGGGATCTAGTGCCGAAAAGGGCGAGGCGGACACTGTAATCTATGTCTTCGAAAAGGGACAGTTTGTGCCCTATCAGCGGCTGAGTTTCTATGCCGTGGAAAGGGTTCTGCCAGTTCAG CACTCCATCTCCGAGAAGTTCCTACTTCTTGTGGCTTGTAACAAGCAGGATGTCAAGATTTACAACCTCAACGATTGGAGATTCGAGGAGTCCAAAGTGCAGTTCACCGAAGGAGCTTTGAGTCGTGGAGTGGCCAGAATGAGAAGCTATGAAGACGGGGCTCATAGCTATTTGG TGATTGCCAATGATAACATGGCTGCGAATGAAACGAACATCTTCCAGCCGCTCTACAAACAGGACGAGCATGCCAATATACTCCGCCAGCAAATCATTGACTGGGCTCGGGAGCAAAGAAAGCGGTtggaaaaagtaaatataGAGCAGCTATTGAAGAGACTAGAG CTCAAGCTGAAGCAACGGGAGGAGAAACTGAAGTGGTCGGCCATTAAACAAGTAAAAGCCAAATCG TTCGAGGACAAGCACATGAAGCTAACACCGAATTACTGGAAAGCCTTACAGCTCACCAAGCAGGCTTTGGATGCAATCGAAGAGAAGACAACCAGACATCCCATCAAGAGATCCGCTGACCAGCTAAATGATGAACATGATTTCGAGGAGGTAACTGTGGACACGCTGGTTGTGCACGGATCCGTAAAAGCAGACCATATCAATAGAGTTGATACGAAGAACCCTGTTTACGAGTCCGTGACTGCCAGTAAAGTTTTCGTGAGCGAGAGGTTCACCGAACCCGgaaggaaagaaaagaaaccGCTGCTGAAGGAGCTGACAGTGAAGGATCTCCAACTAGAGGGCCGGCTCAATGGCCTTAGGTGGCCAGAACTTCGGGATCAGAGTCTGAAGCGAAGCGGCAAGGATGTGCAGTTCATCAAGGCAGACGCAGACCTGGACCGCCTCCAATCGGATGCTGTGCAGGTCAACAACAATGAGGTAAACGGTCGCCCGTTGGGTCAGCTTATCCCGGTGGATGGAGGTCGCTTTATTGTCCAACAGGATGTGCAGTTTGCGCAGCCCATTCAGGTGAATCGACTGGTTATCAATCAGCGGCTTAATCACATCAACGTCGACCGTCAGCGATTTGATGTGCTGCTCAGGCAGGCGAATCACACGCAGGTCATCGAAGGTTCCAAGCGATTCGAAAACGTTCGTGTCTTGGAACCAATTACGATTGCG GGTCAAATGATAGGCGCTGAACTGAGAGCCATGTCGCCAGCAAAGGTCACCCACAAATCTCTGCAACTCCAAGGAGATTTCGTTATTAACGGCGATGTGACCATTGGACGGCTGTTGCAAGCAAGAGATTATGTAGATGAGGCTCAGAGATCAGCCGCAGAAACTTTGAGTCGCGCTCTGCGACTGGATCAACATGTGGAGAATGTAAACCTTAACTTTTTGCAACCACTCATTGCCAACAACACGGAGCTAAGCTTCCTCAACACCCAAGACTTGCAAAATCTGGTCAAACTGAACGTGGAAAAAGTGCAGTTGGTGCAGGCAAGTAAAGTGTTTCCGCAAAGTGTGGAGATATCTGATGGCTTCGGCGAGGTCAAGTGGTTGAATGGCATTGATTCGGAGAGGCTTCCGGAAATGCTGCTCACAAGGAGTGGAAACCAGAACATTTCCACGCCAATTCAATTGCAAGACTTGGAAGTGAGTCAGTTGAATGCATCCCAGGTATTGTTAAATGGCTTGGAATTGGAGGAATATCTTCAAGTTGACAAGGATCAGGAGTCAAATGGAACCCTGTTTGTAGAGAACTTGAATGTTGAGGAAATGAAGGTGGAAGATCTTCACTTGAATGGCCGCCTATTTAACCAACCACTGGCCAGGATCTATGAACATGGAAGCCAATCTTTGGACCAATGGCACCTGCCACCCGACTTCAATGGCACCCTCTACGCCCAGAACCTGTGGCTCAGTGGCAGCATCAACCAGGCGAACGTGGCCTACTTggagcagcagttgcagcaaTTGGCGGGCAACATCAAATATGTGGGCGACTTTAGCTTCGATCATGACGTCAACATCAGTTCTTTAAGCTTTGGAAGTTCCCTGAATGGCATTGAAGCCCATCGATTTGGCCGCTGTTGGCTGGAGTCCGAGGGAGACCAAAACTTCACGGCTCCCCAGGAGCTGGCTTCGCTGGAGAGCAGCAAAGGCGTCTGGTTAGCCGGACAACTGAACAACCATACAGTGGAAGATCTGGTGAGCCGGAGCTACAGGCTCAATGCCTCGGAGCACCTGCAATCAGTGCGATTTG AGAATCCCATTGTGCTGCAATCGGAGCTTCACTTGGGTCAGCTGAATGGACTCCGCGTGCCCGAGGATGTGATCTACCAGAACCACGGGGGATACCTCTCTGTTCCAGTTAGCATAGAAGGCAACTTGGAGGCAGCAGAGCTGTCCAACATCACCATCCTGAACGGATATCCTCTGGAGGCCTTAGAAAGGTATTTAGGTGGGCAAACTCTGGACACTTTTGTGGCGGAGAATGTAAAGTTCGGAGAAGCCCCTTCCTACCAGCTGCTAAATGGTCAGGAGGTCAGCAAGCTTCTGGATCAAGTGTGGCTGGATAACGAGCAGATTGAGCTGAGCGGATTGGAGTTGGATTCCGCCCAGTTTAAAGGACTGCTGGAGTTCCAG GGACCCCTCAACGGGCTGCGAGTGGAACACATAAGGGAGAACTATTTCAGCCGGACGCGCAGCAATCTGATGAAAACTCCCCTGAGCTTCCAGCATGACGTCACATTCGTACAGCCTCCAGTCGCACAGTACGTGGAACTACGACGTGGCACTAGTGACGTTTCAATGGAGGGCATCGCCAG caATTTCTCTCTGGACTTTAATGATTTCGTGGCCCACTCGTTGAAAACAGGCGGAGTGCATGCTATTAGTGGAAAATGGGATCTGAAAGAGGTCTCGGTTAAAGGAAACTTAAAGAATGCTCTCATAAATCAGTTAAACCTAGTTGATGATATAGTAAGAGTACCAGAAAATAATAGCAGCATGAGTCCCTTGACAATTGAAGCACGGAAAACCATCCATAGTGCCACTATAAATTACCTTCATAATAACCCCGCTAGTCTGGTGGCCGAAATCCCACTAGACAAGTGGATCAATGAAGCAGCCTATATCTACGGGAATCACAGCATTGCTGGCACTACCCGCCTGGACAATGTGAATCTCTACAACGATCTCATCGTAAAGGGGACTGTAAATGGCGTTCCCTGGCAGTCAGATAAGCTGCTTTTGAGGGACCAGAAACAGGATATTCAGGGATCCCTGCTGGTGGCCAACAACCACCCCGTGCGGCAGCAAATATTTAGCAACAATGTGGAGAATCTTTGGGTGGACTCTGTCAATGGGCTGTCGGTGAATGAGTTGCTAGCTAACAAGGCACAAAACCGTCCAAATCTCCACGTTGAGAGCCAAATGATCTTCACCCAGCCACTAACAGTGGGTCACTACGAGGTGAGCAATGATAATGAACTTATggatacaaattacaaaagaaAGCGGGGCATCAGCACGAATGGAATTGATCTTTGGCAGCAGCTTCGGAAGAACTTTGCAGCTGTAAAAAACAGATTGTCCA AACCTCCAAAAGTGCTGGAAAATTTCGCCCTGCTGCAGCAACTTCCTCATGAAGCCTCAGATATCAAGACGATTTCCTCGGAGAACAACGATTTTCTAGCCGTTTGGGAACGCAACTCGAGCCAAGTAATCCTTTACATCTGGCACCCGGATAAACAGCTCTTCGCACGCCATTCAA GCCCGTCAGCACTGACACAGCTCAACAAGCAAAACATGGATAAATATACTAGCGATGCCGACTCCTCAAAGAAATTAGAGTTGGAAGTATTCGGTTTTAAGTGCCGCGCACTACAAGAAGCCAACCAGATTGTAATCCAATGCCTAAACAAACAGAACAACAGCAGGGAAGCAATCTTGGCCAGACGCGATGTAAAACAGTTGTTGGCAGTTGCCGATACAGACGCCATGCCTATTCTACTCAAGACCTCCAGGGCTGTGGAGCTTTGGAAGTGGAGCAATGGGAATTACTCCCTCGTGAGCAGACTGGTGGATGGGCAGGTGGAACAAATAGAGCGCATCCAACGAGGAGCCGGCATGGAGGCCGGTTATGTGGCACTCCTGGCTTCATCGCCAGCAGCAGAAATCCGCATTTACAG CTTTAACACTGCCGACATGAGCGACTTTCAACTAGAACAAGTCCTCGGGCTACAGGACTCTCATCATCCACGGGAAATGCGGTTCATGCATCTGCCGGAGTCGCAGGATCTGCTGCTGTGCGTATCTAATGTGTTGTCACACCAACCGCTCACCATCTACCGGCATCTCGGGGCAGCAGGATTCCAGCAAATCCTCGGCGACAGTGCCCTGCCAAATGCACGAGCCTTGGAAGTGCTCCAGCTGCCAAGCCGAAAGCTCCGCCTGTTGTCCGTGGCCACGGAGGCGGCCGTCTACTTGCTGCAGCCACAATTTACCACACTTTAA
- the LOC108067577 gene encoding putative N(4)-(beta-N-acetylglucosaminyl)-L-asparaginase GD10667, with the protein MKRHLAGCLWFFCLASMAISILAETTTSSKPTVASAFSSKSTTPGVSNGTKGELLPMVINTWNFTAANVLAWRILKQSRGGLRQTRNAVVEGCSKCEKLQCDRTVGYGGSPDESGETTLDAMVMDGGTMDVGAVAGLRRIKDAIKVARHVLEHTHHTMLVGDAASAFASAMGFESESLVTPESKDMWQQWTAENCQPNFWWNVHPDPKISCGPYKPRPTPLTRWKEDRARTEYEIGRKNHDTIGMIAIDVESHIHVGTSTNGARHKIPGRVGDSPIPGAGAYADNEVGAAVATGDGDVMMRFLPTLLAVEAMRAGKAPAEAAAVGIQRILKHHKDFMGAVIAVDRLGNYAAACYGLDEFPFVVSSPAGPNGPTRLETVKCIAGQEQVNVVPLERGKI; encoded by the exons ATGAAAAGGCACTTGGCAGGATGCCTTTGGTTTTTCTGTTTGGCGTCTATGGCGATTTCCATACTGGCGGAGACGACTACTTCGTCCAAACCAACGGTGGCATCGGCGTTTAG CTCCAAATCCACAACGCCTGGGGTTTCCAATGGGACAAAGGGTGAGCTGCTGCCCATGGTGATCAACACCTGGAACTTCACGGCTGCCAATGTGTTGGCCTGGCGCATCCTGAAGCAGAGCAGGGGAGGCCTCCGGCAGACACGGAACGCCGTGGTGGAGGGCTGCTCCAAGTGCGAGAAGCTGCAGTGCGACCGGACCGTGGGCTACGGCGGATCGCCGGACGAGTCGGGCGAAACCACGCTGGACGCCATGGTCATGGACGGCGGCACCATGGATGTGGGCGCCGTGGCTGGCCTGCGCCGCATAAAGGACGCCATCAAGGTGGCGAGGCATGTCCTGGAGCACACGCACCACACCATGCTGGTGGGGGATGCGGCCTCCGCCTTTGCCAGCGCCATGGGATTCGAGTCCGAGTCGCTGGTCACGCCGGAGTCGAAGGACATGTGGCAGCAGTGGACGGCGGAGAACTGCCAGCCCAATTTCTGGTGGAACGTCCACCCCGATCCCAAGATCTCCTGCGGCCCCTACAAGCCACGACCCACTCCGCTGACCCGCTGGAAGGAGGACCGTGCCCGCACTGAGTACGAGATCGGGCGCAAGAACCACGACACCATCGGCATGATCGCCATCGATGTGGAGAGCCACATCCACGTCGGAACCTCCACCAATGGTGCGCGTCACAAGATTCCCGGGCGAGTCGGGGACTCCCCGATTCCGGGTGCCGGTGCCTATGCGGACAACGAGGTGGGCGCCGCCGTGGCCACCGGAGACGGGGATGTGATGATGCGCTTCCTACCCACGCTCCTCGCCGTCGAGGCCATGAGGGCGGGAAAGGCTCCGGCTGAGGCCGCCGCAGTGGGCATCCAGCGGATTTTGAAGCACCACAAGGACTTTATGGGCGCCGTCATTGCCGTGGATCGGCTGGGAAACTATGCGGCTGCCTGCTACGGCCTGGACGAGTTCCCCTTCGTGGTCAGTAGTCCGGCAGGACCCAATGGACCCACGCGATTGGAAACCGTCAAGTGCATAGCGGGTCAAGAACAAGTGAATGTGGTGCCGTTggaaagaggaaaaatttaa
- the LOC108067580 gene encoding RWD domain-containing protein 2B codes for MAEQELQTYRRCIGQQLEELELLSSIYCAPGELEMLDAGVVADFNEFLEEDERKPAANLPSHLEYVVKLSLPAKRSVEVRVELPLLYPLLEQARVSVHTPLLGKSKEQRLKSDMEQFQSERRAEEPVPYIFQLLSWLQEHIEDLLKRPASEFVDQQEEPQDLPQLAVSHLERMWIYSHHIKSTAKRQELIRQAHQLQLTGFSRPGKPGIICVEGESENVQEFWVTIKALRWQKISVVRTEPRQRKRGFEDFSEQLFNAEEGVMNMGQFIRFLEAHGFGYMKAELFGLA; via the coding sequence ATGGCCGAGCAGGAGCTGCAAACGTACCGCCGCTGCATTGgccagcagctggaggagctggagctgcTGAGCTCCATTTACTGCGCTCCCGGGGAGCTGGAAATGCTCGATGCCGGCGTCGTGGCCGATTTCAATGAGTTCCTCGAGGAGGATGAAAGGAAACCTGCTGCCAATCTGCCCTCGCATCTGGAGTACGTGGTCAAGTTGAGTCTGCCCGCCAAACGGAGCGTGGAGGTGCGAGTGGAGTTGCCGCTCCTATATCCGCTTTTGGAGCAGGCAAGGGTCAGTGTCCACACGCCACTCCTGGGAAAATCTAAGGAGCAGCGCTTGAAAAGCGACATGGAGCAGTTTCAGAGTGAAAGGCGGGCGGAGGAGCCTGTGCCGTACATCTTTCAGCTGCTAAGCTGGCTTCAGGAGCACATCGAAGATCTATTAAAGCGACCGGCTTCAGAATTTGTAGACCAACAAGAGGAACCACAAGATCTCCCACAACTGGCGGTTTCCCATCTCGAGCGAATGTGGATCTACTCGCACCACATCAAGTCCACCGCCAAGCGTCAGGAGCTGATTCGCCAGGCCCACCAGTTGCAACTCACTGGCTTCAGCAGACCTGGTAAACCGGGCATCATATGCGTGGAGGGCGAGTCCGAGAATGTCCAGGAGTTCTGGGTCACCATCAAGGCCCTGCGATGGCAAAAGATCAGCGTGGTGCGAACGGAACCACGGCAACGCAAGCGAGGATTCGAGGACTTTAGCGAACAGCTCTTCAACGCCGAGGAGGGAGTCATGAATATGGGTCAGTTTATCCGATTCCTCGAGGCCCACGGCTTTGGCTACATGAAGGCGGAGTTGTTTGGTTTAGCCTGA
- the Map60 gene encoding uncharacterized protein Map60 yields MAIQLDKILQDIAKEKVLHPNNGGASKQEQEEAWARIGRLNKLSVHESRSIFIVLQKKYEQEKLKGNSAWKLFSLMHQIHQEPKVSVKEEEDEQVPMDEVEEYEMLEVQEPEDDEEAPQFGQPANSTGSVSSDGESPTKSHSTGSPEKDERVYSKPNVDTPRPAFEEKKLLNTLANNTPRSTTTNNSSLSAAAAVLQKKGITVKKTAGSGAGAALKSTTGQPAAASGLRTSSSRTTIQLPESLKRKLSEEYTSSPAHKKQSKVPSPKPAAQPAAAPPPVSSVPDSLPAGNVVHTTTAQLMQVKKEREDNQTPPPGINIITIPAAQQINGGGPTSSTAATIASTSVASTNGFSPHIEELDFKNDIIFDSKINAASSNTPEIINLGNFDNSLPPTFFKNLCNSSRHESLGLYVANVMNRLSSRASAKLELGILRAILDVQSDELEQ; encoded by the exons ATGGCAATTCAACTGGACAAGATTCTGCAGGACATCGCCAAGGAGAAGGTGCTGCATCCGAACAATGGCGGCGCGAgcaagcaggagcaggaggaggcgTGGGCCAGGATCGGGCGCCTCAACAAGCTCTCCGTGCACGAGTCGCGCTCCATCTTCATCGTGCTGCAGAAGAAGTACGAGCAGGAGAAGCTCAAGGGCAACTCGGCGTGGAAGCTGTTCAGCCTGATGCACCAGATCCACCAGGAGCCCAAGGTCTCggtgaaggaggaggagga CGAACAAGTTCCCATGGACGAGGTGGAGGAATACGAGATGCTCGAGGTGCAGGAGCCggaggacgacgaggaggcTCCCCAGTTCGGACAGCCGGCCAACTCCACGGGCTCGGTCTCCTCGGACGGCGAGAGCCCCACAAAGTCGCACAGCACGGGCTCGCCGGAAAAGGACGAGCGGGTGTACTCCAAGCCCAACGTGGACACTCCGCGTCCGGCCTTCGAAGAGAAGAAGCTCCTCAACACGCTGGCCAACAACACACCGCGCTCCACGACCACAAACAACAGCTCGCTGTCCGCCGCCGCAGCAGTGCTCCAGAAGAAGGGAATCACCGTGAAGAAGACCGCTGGCtcaggagcaggagctgcgCTTAAATCCACAACTGGGCAGCCTGCAGCAGCCAGTGGTCTGAGAACCAGCTCCTCGCGCACCACCATCCAGCTGCCAGAGTCCTTGAAGCGTAAACTGTCCGAGGAATACACCTCCTCGCCAGCACACAAAAAGCAGTCCAAGGTCCCGAGTCCGAAACCGGCAGCTCAGCCCGCAGCCGCCCCTCCGCCGGTCTCCAGCGTTCCAGACTCCCTTCCCGCCGGCAACGTCGTCCACACAACCACTGCCCAGCTGATGCAGGTCAAGAAGGAGCGCGAGGACAACCAGACACCGCCGCCGGGCATCAACATTATCACCATTCCGGCAGCGCAACAGATCAACGGAGGGGGACCCACCTCCTCCACGGCCGCCACCATTGCTTCCACCTCGGTGGCATCCACGAACGGCTTCTCGCCGCACATCGAGGAGCTGGACTTCAAGAACGACATAATTTTCGACTCGAAGATCAACGCCGCCTCCTCCAACACACCCGAGATTATTAACCTTGGCAACTTTGACAACTCGCTGCCTCCGACCTTCTTCAAGAATCTGTGCAACTCTTCGCGCCACGAGTCGCTTGGCCTGTACGTGGCCAATGTGATGAACCGACTCTCTTCGCGAGCCTCCGCCAAGCTCGAGCTGGGCATCTTGCGCGCCATACTCGATGTGCAGAGCGACGAACTGGAGCAGTAG
- the RpL31 gene encoding large ribosomal subunit protein eL31 has translation MTKTKGEKINKSAINEVVTRECTIHLAKRVHNIGFKKRAPRAIKEIRKFAEREMGTTDVRIDTRLNKHIWSKGIRSTPFRIRVRLARRRNDDEDSPNKLYTYVTYVPVSTFKNLQTENVESNDD, from the exons ATGACCAAGACCAAGGGCGAGAAAATCAACAAATCGGCGATCAACGAGGTTGTGACCCGCGAGTGCACCATTCACTTGGCGAAGCGTGTGCACAACATCGGCTTCAAGAAGCGCGCTCCCCGCGCCATCAAGGAGATCCGCAAGTTTGCCGAGCGGGAGATGGGCACCACCGATGTGAGGATCGACACCCGTCTGAACAAGCACATCTGGTCCAAGGGTATCAG GTCCACTCCATTCCGCATCCGCGTGCGCCTGGCGCGTCGTCGCAACGACGATGAGGACTCCCCCAACAAGCTGTACACCTACGTGACCTATGTGCCCGTGTCCACCTTCAAGAACTTGCAGACCGAGAACGTCGAGTCCAACGACGACTAA
- the LOC108067576 gene encoding allatostatin-A receptor — protein MALSISQGTYVGSVLGHVNLLLARAVPLRKASKQEANGMAANSSSDEFDFSKWDFPAERIWLHKSNGEITWKICTFVPLIAFGLYGNFTMVYLIAANRSLRSPTNLIIANMAVADLLTLAICPAMFMVNDFYQNYQLGCVGCKLEGFLVVVFLIAAVLNLSVVSYDRLTAIVLPMETRLTVRGVQIVVVCTWVLGILLASPLALYRVYRVRIWKNFTERYCKENTSVLPKYWYVLITILVWLPLGIMLICYIAIFYKLDRYEKRVLSRENPLSVSYKRSVAKTLFIVVVVFAVLRLPFTILVVLREKYFDEDVSVSSGMQLFWYISQYLMFLNAAVNPLIYGFNNENFRRAYYQISWVRRWKDAAKMKKRSVTSKHCCYCAFMKKGKRKTEEPQQPGNVERDMSNDMSTEEPTAKSTERIQDDLDYSVASGIEADGFI, from the exons ATGGCTTTGTCAATCAGCCAAGGGACTTATGTGGGATCAGTCCTTGGTCATGTTAATTTGCTGCTCGCGAGGGCAGTTCCTCTGCGGAAGGCGTCGAAGCAGGAAGCCAATGGAATGGCCGCGAACTCCAGCAGCGATGAA TTCGACTTCAGCAAGTGGGACTTCCCGGCCGAACGCATCTGGCTGCACAAGTCCAACGGGGAGATCACTTGGAAGATCTGCACTTTTGTGCCACTGATTGCCTTTGGGCTGTATGGAAACTTCACCATGGTCTATCTGATAGCCGCCAACCGCTCCCTGAGGTCGCCCACCAACCTGATCATCGCCAACATGGCCGTGGCTGACCTGCTGACCCTGGCCATTTGTCCGGCGATGTTTATGGTCAACGACTTCTATCAGAACTACCAGTTGGGCTGCGTGGGCTGCAAGCTGGAGGGTTTCCTCGTGGTGGTTTTCCTCATCGCAGCTGTGCTCAATCTCTCGGTGGTCAGCTACGATCGGCTGACCGCCATCGTACTGCCAATGGAGACGCGTCTGACTGTGAGGGGAGTCCAAATCGTGGTCGTTTGCACCTGGGTTTTGGGTATCCTGTTAGCATCACCGTTGGCCTTGTATCGAGTTTACCGAGTGCGGATCTGGAAGAACTTCACGGAGCGTTATTGCAAGGAGAACACCTCCGTGCTGCCCAAATACTGGTATGTGCTCATCACCATTCTGGTTTGGTTGCCACTGGGCATTATGCTCATCTGCTACATAGCCATATTTTACAAG CTTGATCGGTACGAAAAACGAGTGCTAAGTCGCGAGAATCCCCTTTCAGTCAGCTATAAACGTAGCGTGGCGAAAACCCTTTTTATTGTGGTCGTTGTGTTTGCAGTTCTCCGGCTGCCATTTACAATCCTAGTGGTTCTGCGGGAGAAATACTTCGACGAGGATGTCTCTGTTAGCTCTGGAATGCAACTCTTTTGGTACATCTCACAGTACCTAATGTTTCTCAATGCCGCCGTCAATCCGCTGATCTATGGATTCAACAATGAAAACTTTAGGCGGGCCTACTATCAAATCTCCTGGGTTCGCCGGTGGAAAGACGCAGCTAAGATGAAGAAGCGATCTGTGACATCGAAGCATTGCTGCTACTGTGCCTTCATGAAGAAGGGCAAGCGGAAAACCGAGGAGCCACAGCAGCCAGGGAACGTGGAACGGGACATGAGCAATGATATGTCCACAGAGGAACCGACAGCCAAGTCAACTGAGAGAATTCAAGATGATCTGGATTATTCAGTTGCGTCAGGAATTGAAGCAGATGGGTTTATATAA